Sequence from the Candidatus Methylomirabilota bacterium genome:
GCGGCCGAGTGGTATCGTGACCGCTTTGGGGTCGTCCTTAATCCGGCCACCGAGGTCCTCACACTCATTGGGAGCAAGGAGGGAATCGGACATATTCCGCTTGCCTTCATCGATGGTGGCGATACGGTGTTGATCCCCGATCCCGGCTATCCGGTGTATCACGCGGCCACGGTTTTTGCAGGCGGGATTTCACACCCCCTCCCGCTCTACCCTTCGAACGGCTTCCTGCCGGATCTCGAGACGATCCCGACGGATGTCCTTCGAAAGGCCAAGATGCTTTTCCTGAATTACCCGAACAATCCGACCGCGGCGGTGGCCCCCGAAGCGTTTTTTGTGCGGGCGGTAGAATTTGCCCGGAAACACCATCTCATTCTCTGCCACGATGCGGCCTATTCCGAGATCGCCTTCGACGGCTACCGGCCCCCGTCAGTTCTGGCCGTCGAGGGGGCCAGGGAAGTCGCCATCGAGTACCACTCTCTTTCAAAAACCTACAACATGACTGGCTGGCGCATCGGGTTCGCGGTGGGCAGTGCAGAGATCCTGGCCGGACTTGGCCGCATCAAGACCAACCTGGATTCCGGCGTGTTCCAGGCGATTCAGTACGCCGGGATCGAGGCGCTCAGGGGTC
This genomic interval carries:
- a CDS encoding LL-diaminopimelate aminotransferase, translated to MERRYAYASKLKQLPPYLFAEIDRLKQEAVDQGLDIIDLGVGDPDLPTPPHIVKRMAESTADPRNHRYPTYEGLLVFRQAAAEWYRDRFGVVLNPATEVLTLIGSKEGIGHIPLAFIDGGDTVLIPDPGYPVYHAATVFAGGISHPLPLYPSNGFLPDLETIPTDVLRKAKMLFLNYPNNPTAAVAPEAFFVRAVEFARKHHLILCHDAAYSEIAFDGYRPPSVLAVEGAREVAIEYHSLSKTYNMTGWRIGFAVGSAEILAGLGRIKTNLDSGVFQAIQYAGIEALRGPQDCVAEHCKIYQERRDALVEGLKALGWNVTKPQASFYVWIPVLPGYNSSELVKRLLQETGIVTTPGVGFGPHGEGFIRAALTVPVERIREAVQRIGNIGW